The Onychomys torridus chromosome 4, mOncTor1.1, whole genome shotgun sequence genome includes a window with the following:
- the Surf2 gene encoding surfeit locus protein 2, producing the protein MDELPADLRAFLRQHPSLRLLPNTHKVRCSLTGHELPCRLSELQVYTRGKKYQRLSRASSEFDYTAFEPHIVPSTKNPYQLFCKLTLRHINKSPEHVLRHTRGRRYQRALQQYEECQKQGVEYVPACLLHKRRKREDHMDGDGLPDQSRAFWEPASSDEGGSLSDDSMTDLYPPELFTKKDLGTSETTTPEGFLTDQEEETLKQSREKGTGERREAKAGHKRGHKLKKKQFTSLTKKFKSHHHHKPKNFSSFKQLGK; encoded by the exons ATGGACGAACTTCCCGCTGATTTGCGGGCTTTCCTGCGCCAGCACCCCAGCCTGAGGCTGCTGCCCAACACTCACAAG GTGCGCTGCTCCCTAACTGGCCATGAGCTACCCTGTCGTCTCTCGGAGCTTCAGGTCTACACTCGCGGCAAGAAGTACCAGCGACTGTCCAGAGCCTCCTCGGAATTCGATTACACAGCGTTCGAGCCACACATCGTGCCCAGCACAAAGAATCC GTACCAACTTTTCTGCAAACTCACCCTGAGGCACATCAACAAGTCCCCAGAGCATGTACTGAGGCATACCCGGGGCCGGAGGTATCAGAGAGCACTTCAGCAAT ATGAGGAGTGTCAGAAACAAGGTGTGGAGTATGTCCCAGCCTGCCTCCTGcacaagaggaggaagagggaggaccaCATGGACGGAGATGGGCTACCTGACCAGAGCAGAGCTTTCTGGGAGCCAGCGTCCAGTGACGAGGGAGGATCCTTGAGTGACGACAGCATGACAGATCTATACCCAC CTGAGCTATTCACAAAAAAAGATCTGGGTACGTCTGAGACCACCACTCCTGAAGGCTTTCTGACAGACCAAGAGGAAGAGACGCTAAAGCAGTCCAGAGAGAAGGGCactggggaaagaagagaggcCAAAGCGGGCCACAAGAGGGGCCATAAACTCAAGAAG AAGCAGTTCACCTCGTTGACCAAGAAGTTCAAGAGCCATCATCACCACAAGCCCAAGAACTTCAGTTCCTTTAAGCAGCTGGGGAAATGA